ACAAAAAACATACATTTGGTATAATTAACACACAATATTATCAATCACAAATCTTATATAAAACGTTGCCTGGAATTAGCTAAATTGGGTCATGGTAGAGTTTCTCCAAATCCGATGGTTGGTGCCGTTATCATAGTTGATAATCAAATCATTGGTGAAGGGTTTCATCAGAAATTTGGCGGACCGCATGCGGAAGTAAACGCTATAAATTCTGTTGCGGATAAATCTTTACTTCAAAAAGCTACCATTTATGTAAGTCTTGAACCTTGCTCGCATTTTGGCAAAACTCCACCTTGTGCCGACCTCATTATCAAGCATCAAATTCCTAAAGTAGTCATTGCCGCTATTGATTCCAACGCAAAAGTTTGTGGTAATGGAATTGCTAAACTTAAAAAAGCAGGTATTGAAGTTATCACCGGAATCTTAGAAGACGAATCGAATAGATTAAATCAAACATTCAATACATTTCATCAGAAGAAAAGACCTTTCATTACATTAAAATGGGCTGAATCTGCGGATGGATTTATTGATCATATTAGAAATGATCGTTCTACTCCAGCACAAAAAATCTCAAATTCTTCGACTTCAAGATGGGTGCATCAACTAAGAAGTGAGTCCGATGCCATCCTAATAGGAAAACACACGGCATTATTGGATAATCCTTCACTTACTACTAGAAAATGGGATGGTTCTCATCCTACCAGGATTATTATTGATTCAAATTTAGAACTCCCCGAATCTTTAAACTTGTTTCATGATCAAGTTGATACACTCATTTTTAATCGTAAAAAATCCGGGCAAAAAAATCATGTATCCTTTATTCAGATTCCGGATACCTTGGATACATTAGATTTTATTCTTAAACATCTATGGGAAATTCAAATTCACTCACTTCTTGTTGAGGGAGGTACCTATACCCTGCAACAATTTATTAATCATGAATTATTTGATTCTGCATACATCATTAAATCTCAGCATTCGCTATCGCATGGAGTTGCTGCACCACGAATCCCTCGAACCTATAACAATTGCAAAGTACTATACAACAACGAAATCCTGATCTATGAATAAACTCCTATCACTCTTATTTTTCTGTTTCCTATTCTCCTCAAATGTCGTGACGTTTGCGCATTCACACGACAAAATTGAACAGATTAAATTCCAAATTCAAAACACCACCGACCAAGTTGAAATTGCTAAACTTCAATTAGAATTAGGC
This genomic interval from bacterium SCSIO 12643 contains the following:
- the ribD gene encoding bifunctional diaminohydroxyphosphoribosylaminopyrimidine deaminase/5-amino-6-(5-phosphoribosylamino)uracil reductase RibD, producing the protein MNHKSYIKRCLELAKLGHGRVSPNPMVGAVIIVDNQIIGEGFHQKFGGPHAEVNAINSVADKSLLQKATIYVSLEPCSHFGKTPPCADLIIKHQIPKVVIAAIDSNAKVCGNGIAKLKKAGIEVITGILEDESNRLNQTFNTFHQKKRPFITLKWAESADGFIDHIRNDRSTPAQKISNSSTSRWVHQLRSESDAILIGKHTALLDNPSLTTRKWDGSHPTRIIIDSNLELPESLNLFHDQVDTLIFNRKKSGQKNHVSFIQIPDTLDTLDFILKHLWEIQIHSLLVEGGTYTLQQFINHELFDSAYIIKSQHSLSHGVAAPRIPRTYNNCKVLYNNEILIYE